The genomic window AGGAGATATACAGTTCTTATGGACAACCAACTGATAGAATACTTAAGGATATTATGGGCTTATCCTCTACAAGAACACCTAAAATAGAAGAAGAATTAAATCAACTTAGAGAGCTTGTAAATGAAAATAAACATAATACTGATGAATTTAAAGAAAAATTTAAAAAACTTTCTAAAATATTAGGAGAAACTGATAATGATTTATTTCTTATTGACATGGATATAAAATTGAAACAAAGGGTGAATTCTAATGATTAAAGTTAAGAAGGGGACTGAACCAGAGGAATTTATAAACTATAAAAGAAAAAATACTATAATAAATTGGGATAGCTATAATTATGAAATAAAAGAAATTTTAAAAAATAAATTGTTAACTGAAACTGAGGGAAAATGTTGCCCATACTGTGAAACAGAAATTTCATCAGATAATAGTCATATAGAACATATAAAGCCAAAAGATAAATTCCCTAACCTTTTAAGTGATTACAACAATCTCATACCTTGTTGTACTAATAATAAAAGATGTGGAGCCTCTAAGACAAATCAATGGAATGACTTATTTATAAATCCAGTTTCAG from Fusobacterium russii ATCC 25533 includes these protein-coding regions:
- a CDS encoding retron system putative HNH endonuclease, which encodes MIKVKKGTEPEEFINYKRKNTIINWDSYNYEIKEILKNKLLTETEGKCCPYCETEISSDNSHIEHIKPKDKFPNLLSDYNNLIPCCTNNKRCGASKTNQWNDLFINPVSENPEDFFKYDLKTGKILPAYDTGLEFNKAEITIKFLNLNESRLVDARKNYIIQFHKVDPSSRQYLVFYPSLKRYLEKLCKSS